The following are encoded in a window of Microtus ochrogaster isolate Prairie Vole_2 linkage group LG7_11, MicOch1.0, whole genome shotgun sequence genomic DNA:
- the Tlr3 gene encoding toll-like receptor 3, producing MKGCSSFLIYSLGGLFSLWILGVSSTNQCTVRHEVADCSHLKLTHIPADLPANITVLNLTHNQLRSLPHTNVTRYSQLAILDAGFNTISKLEPELCQTLPLLKVLNLQHNELSQISDKTFVFCRNLTELYLMSNSIHKIKSNPFRNQKNLIKLDLSHNGLSSTKLGTEVQLENLQELLLSKNKILALRSEELDFLGNSSLQKLDLSSNSLKEFSPGCFHAIGKLSALFLNNAQLDHQLTEKLCWELSGTSIQNLSLANNQLLATRGTTLSGLNLTNLTWLDLSYNSLHDIGNDSFSWLPHLRYLSLDYNNIQSLSSRSFYGLSNLRYLNLKRAFAKQSISLASHPRIDDFSFQWLKCLEYLNMDDNNIPSTKSNTFTGLVSLKYLSLSKTFTSLQTLTNETFISLAHSPLSTLNLTKNHISKIASGAFSWLGQLRILDLGLNEIEQELTGQEWKGLRNIFEIYLSYNKNLQLTSNSFALVPSLQRLMLRRTALKNVELSPSPFRPLGNLTILDLSNNNIANINEDLLEGLENLEILDIQHNNLARLWKHANPGGPVNFLKGLSHLHILNLESNGFDEIPVAVFKNLFELKSINLGLNNLNVLLPSTFDDQTSLRALNLQKNLITSVEKDVFGPAFQNLNSLDMRFNPFDCTCESIAWFVNWINQTHTNIAELRTHYLCNTPPQYHGFPVMLFDKSSCKDSAPFKLLFMISTTGLMVFILSALLVHFEGWRISFYWNVLVHRVLGFKEIEAQPEQFEYTAYIIHAYKDRDWVWEHFSPMEEQDQTLKFCLEERDFEAGVLGLEAIVNSIKRSRKVIFVITNHLLNDPLCRRFKVHHAVQQAIEQNLDSIILIFLQNIPDYKLNHALCLRRGMFKSRCILNWPVQKERISAFHHKLQVVLGSRNSAH from the exons ATGAAAGGGTGTTCATCCTTTCTAATATACTCCCTTGGGGGACTTTTTTCCCTATGGATTCTTGGTGTGTCTTCCACAAACCAATGTACTGTGAGGCATGAGGTAGCTGACTGTAGCCATCTGAAGCTGACACACATCCCTGCCGACCTTCCTGCCAACATAACAGTGCTGAATCTTACCCACAACCAACTCAGAAGTTTACCACATACCAATGTTACAAGATACAGCCAACTTGCTATCTTGGATGCAGGATTTAACACCATCTCAAAACTGGAGCCTGAACTGTGCCAAACACTCCCTTTATTGAAAGTCTTGAACCTGCAACACAATGAGCTGTCTCAGATTTCCGATAAAACTTTCGTCTTCTGCAGGAACCTGACAGAACTCTACCTAATGTCTAACtcaatacacaaaattaaaagcaacCCTTTCAGAAACCAGAAG AATTTAATCAAGTTAGATCTGTCGCATAATGGCTTATCATCTACAAAGTTGGGGACTGAGGTCCAACTGGAAAACCTCCAGGAGCTCCTCTTATCGAAAAACAAAATCCTTGCACTAAGAAGTGAAGAACTCGATTTTCTTGGCAATTCTTCTTTACAGAAATTGGACTTGTCATCCAATTCACTTAAAGAG TTTTCTCCAGGGTGTTTTCATGCAATTGGCAAGTTATCTGCTCTCTttttgaacaatgctcaactagACCACCAGCTCACAGAGAAGCTTTGTTGGGAACTTTCAGGCACAAGCATCCAGAATCTCTCTCTGGCTAACAATCAGCTTCTTGCAACCAGAGGCACCACGTTGTCTGGACTGAATCTGACAAATCTCACCTGGCTTGACCTTTCCTACAACAGCCTCCACGATATCGGTAACGATTCCTTCTCTTGGCTCCCACACCTCAGGTACCTGTCTCTGGACTACAATAATATCCAGAGTTTGTCTTCTCGCTCTTTTTACGGACTTTCCAATCTGAGGTACCTGAATTTGAAGCGAGCGTTTGCTAAACAAAGTATTTCCCTTGCTTCACACCCCAGGATCGACGATTTTTCCTTTCAGTGGCTAAAATGTTTGGAATATCTCAACATGGACGATAATAATATTCCGAGTACAAAAAGCAATACGTTCACGGGCTTGGTGAGTCTGAAGTACCTAAGTCTTTCCAAAACTttcacaagtttgcaaactttaACCAATGAAACTTTCATATCCCTTGCTCATTCTCCTTTGTCCACCCTCAATTTAACGAAAAACCACATCTCAAAAATAGCAAGTGGTGCTTTCTCTTGGTTGGGCCAACTCAGGATTCTTGATCTTGGCCTTAATGAAATTGAGCAAGAACTCACAGGCCAGGAGTGGAAAGGTCTGAGAAATATATTTGAGATCTACCTGTCCTATAACAAAAATCTCCAACTGACTAGCAATTCCTTTGCTTTGGTTCCCAGTCTTCAACGGCTGATGCTCAGGAGGACGGCACTTAAAAATGTGGAGCTGTCCCCTTCGCCTTTCCGCCCGCTTGGTAACTTGACCATTCTGGACTTAAGCAACAACAACATAGCCAACATAAACGAGGACTTGTTGGAGGGTCTTGAAAATCTCGAAATTCTGGATATTCAGCACAACAACTTAGCAAGGCTCTGGAAGCATGCAAACCCTGGCGGTCCTGTGAATTTCCTGAAGGGCCTATCTCACCTCCATATCCTGAATCTAGAATCTAACGGCTTTGATGAAATCCCAGTCGCGGTGTTCAAGAACTTATTTGAGCTGAAGAGCATCAATCTAGGGCTGAATAATTTGAACGTACTTCTACCGTCTACTTTTGATGACCAGACGTCTCTAAGGGCATTGAATCTTCAGAAGAACCTCATCACGTCAGTTGAGAAGGATGTTTTTGGGCCAGCTTTCCAGAACCTAAATAGTTTAGATATGCGCTTTAATCCATTCGATTGTACCTGTGAAAGTATTGCCTGGTTTGTGAACTGGATTAACCAGACCCATACTAACATCGCTGAGCTACGCACTCATTACCTCTGCAATACTCCACCGCAGTATCATGGCTTCCCAGTGATGCTTTTTGATAAATCATCCTGTAAAGACAGTGCCCCGTTCAAACTCCTTTTCATGATTAGTACCACTGGACTCATGGTTTTTATACTTTCGGCGTTGCTCGTTCACTTTGAGGGCTGGAGGATATCTTTTTACTGGAATGTTTTAGTACACCGGGTTCTTGGTTTCAAGGAAATCGAAGCACAGCCTGAACAGTTTGAATACACAGCATACATCATCCATGCCTATAAAGACAGAGACTGGGTTTGGGAACACTTCTCCCCAATGGAAGAACAAGACCAAACTCTTAAATTTTGTCTAGAAGAAAGGGACTTTGAAGCAGGTGTCCTGGGACTTGAAGCCATCGTCAATAGCatcaaaagaagcagaaaagtcaTTTTCGTTATAACAAACCATCTATTAAATGACCCTCTGTGCAGAAG ATTCAAGGTTCACCACGCAGTTCAGCAAGCCATTGAGCAAAATCTGGATTCAATTATATTGATTTTTCTTCAGAATATTCCAGATTATAAACTAAACCACGCACTCTGCTTGCGAAGAGGAATGTTTAAGTCTCGCTGCATCTTGAACTGGCCAGTTCAGAAAGAACGGATAAGTGCCTTTCATCATAAATTGCAAGTAGTACTTGGGTCACGGAATTCAGCGCATTAA